Proteins from one Hemicordylus capensis ecotype Gifberg chromosome 7, rHemCap1.1.pri, whole genome shotgun sequence genomic window:
- the CD177 gene encoding CD177 antigen — protein MERTTSRWSSRTAVVLGFLAMILFISGTSAVKCHDSRTVLKYGSKGQLSMNVSMFQEFSNCSQNVCMEETVMLRTDRNVILAIYRGCAGQDLNDTGAASFDDQHFIIQSNASYCSEDLCNKEITVLGDLPETPGQDKASEASGSNQCYSGLASTSSNVFRERVTCRKGYSQCYDGGGYISIGPQVSLSSRLFIKTCQRPVCAVPQNLSFGAIRIQLWGSCCLGSNCNGNTTAPEILSQCCSNDNIRSPDSTKSDSEGGAGISPMVPGDSGVTDSNTTRLLPPEAVDYEDIGKEIFLPPWKPIEGHWVMASGSRLPNLQYWLLLLALGRTVLEIS, from the exons ATGGAGAGGACCACATCGAGATGGAGCAGCCGCACAGCTGTGGTGCTAGGATTCCTGGCAATGATCTTGTTCATCTCAG GGACTTCTGCTGTGAAGTGCCATGATTCCAGGACCGTCTTGAAATATGGCTCCAAGGGTCAGCTCAGCATGAATGTGTCTATGTTTCAAGAGTTTAGCAACTGTTCCCAGAATGTGTGCATGGAGGAAACGGTTATGCTCAGAACAG ACAGAAATGTTATACTCGCAATCTACCGAGGCTGCGCTGGACAAGACCTTAATGACACTGGAGCCGCCAGCTTTGATGATCAGCACTTCATCATTCAGTCCAATGCGAGTTATTGTTCCGAGGACCTTTGCAATAAGGAAATTACAGTCCTCGGAGATCTCCCTGAGACCCCTGGACAGGACAAAG CATCTGAAGCAAGCGGGTCCAACCAGTGCTATTCTGGCCTCGCCTCTACCTCCAGCAACGTCTTCCGGGAGAGAGTGACATGCAGAAAGGGTTACAGTCAGTGCTATGATGGCGGAGGCTACATTTCCATAG GCCCCCAAGTAAGCTTATCGTCACGCCTCTTCATCAAGACTTGCCAGAGGCCAGTCTGTGCTGTGCCTCAGAACCTGTCCTTTGGCGCCATCAGGATCCAGCTGTGGGGCTCCTGTTGCCTTGGCAGCAATTGCAATGGGAACACAACGGCCCCCGAGATCCTCAGTCAATGTTGCAGCAACGACAACATTCGCAGCCCTGATTCCACCAAATCCGATTCGGAAGGTGGCGCTGGAATCAGCCCTATGGTGCCTGGCGACAGCGGGGTCACCGACTCCAACACAACCCGTCTGCTTCCACCTGAGGCCGTTGATTATGAAGATATTGGGAAGGAAATATTTCTGCCCCCTTGGAAGCCAATAGAAGGGCATTGGGTAATGGCCAGTGGGTCCAGGTTGCCAAACCTTCAGTACTGGCTGCTGTTGCTAGCCCTCGGAAGAACCGTCCTTGAGATATCATAG
- the LYPD3 gene encoding ly6/PLAUR domain-containing protein 3 isoform X2, with translation MVPIHSGALALDCHSCVDLGDGGCSPDKMKTVTCPASTHVCVETVAAVQWSHGKFSIVEKGCGLGEVGTNDKAVELHGILAFSQLRQCNSSHCNNNLDIKQYELQPSGNESTRVPNNVECYTCSGSECETNNASIVKCYDTYKGCFHGNVTMKAGNFSLTRPIKGCIQDEECTKATKGSTAINLLGSCCSGSLCNADLSNKTHFAARIPPLVLLTAAPGTKNNTPATTASGYTHSSMPAPSTTSKTTRSVTATPSWPSHDGDHAHHHGHGDHDDYHDHDDQEITLEKNGSHITTVKVEERQNQISQKPSGSSTALSASIILVLLLVGLLL, from the exons ATGGTTCCCATTCACTCAG GTGCCTTGGCCCTGGACTGCCACAGCTGTGTGGACCTGGGCGATGGTGGCTGCAGCCCAGACAAGATGAAGACAGTGACATGTCCAGCGTCCACCCATGTCTGCGTAGAAACCGTAGCCGCAGTGCAATGGA GTCACGGGAAGTTCTCCATTGTCGAGAAGGGCTGCGGGTTGGGCGAGGTGGGCACCAACGACAAAGCTGTAGAGCTGCATGGCATCCTTGCTTTCTCCCAGCTGCGCCAATGCAACAGCAGCCACTGCAACAATAACCTGGACATCAAGCAATATGAGCTGCAGCCCAGCG GGAATGAGAGCACGAGAGTGCCGAACAACGTGGAATGTTACACCTGCAGCGGCAGCGAGTGCGAGACCAATAATGCGAGCATTGTCAAGTGCTACGACACTTACAAGGGTTGTTTCCATGGCAACGTCACTATGAAAGCAG GCAACTTCTCCCTGACCAGGCCTATCAAGGGCTGCATCCAGGATGAGGAATGCACCAAGGCCACAAAAGGAAGCACAGCCATCAACCTTCTAGGCTCCTGTTGCTCAGGAAGCCTCTGCAATGCTGACCTCTCCAACAAAACACACTTTGCTGCCCGCATTCCACCACTGGTACTCCTGACAGCGGCGCCAGGCACCAAGAACAACACTCCTGCCACAACGGCTTCTGGGTACACTCACTCCAGCATGCCAGCCCCTTCCACCACCAGCAAGACCACCCGTTCTGTCACTGCGACCCCATCATGGCCCAGCCATGATGGTGACCATGCCCACCATCATGGCCATGGTGACCATGACGATTACCATGATCACGACGATCAAGAAATCACCTTGGAGAAAAATGGGAGCCACATCACAACTGTGAAAGTTGAAGAGCGACAAAACCAAATCTCTCAGAAGCCAAGCGGCAGCTCAACAGCCTTGAGTGCGTCCATCATCCTGGTCCTGCTGCTTGTTGGGTTGCTTCTCTAA
- the LYPD3 gene encoding ly6/PLAUR domain-containing protein 3 isoform X1: protein MGTYLRFQAGASLLWVALALFAKGALALDCHSCVDLGDGGCSPDKMKTVTCPASTHVCVETVAAVQWSHGKFSIVEKGCGLGEVGTNDKAVELHGILAFSQLRQCNSSHCNNNLDIKQYELQPSGNESTRVPNNVECYTCSGSECETNNASIVKCYDTYKGCFHGNVTMKAGNFSLTRPIKGCIQDEECTKATKGSTAINLLGSCCSGSLCNADLSNKTHFAARIPPLVLLTAAPGTKNNTPATTASGYTHSSMPAPSTTSKTTRSVTATPSWPSHDGDHAHHHGHGDHDDYHDHDDQEITLEKNGSHITTVKVEERQNQISQKPSGSSTALSASIILVLLLVGLLL, encoded by the exons ATGGGCACTTACCTCCGGTTCCAGGCTGGGGCGTCCCTCCTTTGGGTGGCCCTGGCACTCTTCGCCAAAG GTGCCTTGGCCCTGGACTGCCACAGCTGTGTGGACCTGGGCGATGGTGGCTGCAGCCCAGACAAGATGAAGACAGTGACATGTCCAGCGTCCACCCATGTCTGCGTAGAAACCGTAGCCGCAGTGCAATGGA GTCACGGGAAGTTCTCCATTGTCGAGAAGGGCTGCGGGTTGGGCGAGGTGGGCACCAACGACAAAGCTGTAGAGCTGCATGGCATCCTTGCTTTCTCCCAGCTGCGCCAATGCAACAGCAGCCACTGCAACAATAACCTGGACATCAAGCAATATGAGCTGCAGCCCAGCG GGAATGAGAGCACGAGAGTGCCGAACAACGTGGAATGTTACACCTGCAGCGGCAGCGAGTGCGAGACCAATAATGCGAGCATTGTCAAGTGCTACGACACTTACAAGGGTTGTTTCCATGGCAACGTCACTATGAAAGCAG GCAACTTCTCCCTGACCAGGCCTATCAAGGGCTGCATCCAGGATGAGGAATGCACCAAGGCCACAAAAGGAAGCACAGCCATCAACCTTCTAGGCTCCTGTTGCTCAGGAAGCCTCTGCAATGCTGACCTCTCCAACAAAACACACTTTGCTGCCCGCATTCCACCACTGGTACTCCTGACAGCGGCGCCAGGCACCAAGAACAACACTCCTGCCACAACGGCTTCTGGGTACACTCACTCCAGCATGCCAGCCCCTTCCACCACCAGCAAGACCACCCGTTCTGTCACTGCGACCCCATCATGGCCCAGCCATGATGGTGACCATGCCCACCATCATGGCCATGGTGACCATGACGATTACCATGATCACGACGATCAAGAAATCACCTTGGAGAAAAATGGGAGCCACATCACAACTGTGAAAGTTGAAGAGCGACAAAACCAAATCTCTCAGAAGCCAAGCGGCAGCTCAACAGCCTTGAGTGCGTCCATCATCCTGGTCCTGCTGCTTGTTGGGTTGCTTCTCTAA